The nucleotide window GAGAAAGATGGCGTACAGGAAGAAGAGAGCCGAACAATTTAGaaaatccctggaagtgttcgaTCGCAGGAGTGGGAAGGTGCCAGGTCCCACCTCCCGTTTGCCTGCGGATGAAGCGGAGCCCTCGAAACGAGCGGGAGCTGCTGACAAAACAACCGTGAGACACGTCCAGagagctcctcctgcaggacaTGCCCCGGCTGCGGCCACGGCCTCCAGCACGCAGAGACTTTAGGAAGTTACAGCTCCTTTTACAGCAATAAACCAGCTCAATCCCACTGGTGTTGCTGCCCTTTTAAATCGATGGGAACGGGGTGGTTGgagatcctgggctgggagggagcagtgaggcagctgcaggagggaaacATCTCTTCAAGGGACCGCTTTCCTGGGAGGGAGTGGGACACTGATGTGAAAGGGATGGAGTTTCTCCTTGGCTCGTGCCTTGGGGCTggccaggcactgcccagggaatgggcacggccccgaggctgccagagctccaggagcgtttggacagcgctgccagggatgcccagggtggggttgttggggggtctgggcagggccaggggtgggactggatgacccttgtggatcccttctaactcaggatattccattACTCTGTGTCCTGGATTTCCAGCCACCATTGCAGTGTTTGGATTTCATAACACAAACCTTTCCTGCTTGAAATGAAACCgcttattttttatgtttcccAGTGACCTTGAGGGAATAATTGGACCTTGGAAGATTGCTTCCATGTCCTCAATCACGTCACATCCTCAATCAAGTCTTTCCTTCACTGGATTGAAAAATGCTCAGTACCTTCAATCTGTGCCCCTCAGCTGGGAGTTCTGAAGGGAATTCTCAAAACTGATGGGAGAGGCACAGCTCAGACACCAGGACAGCACAGGCAGGTCACACCTCAGTGCACAAAAATCAGGAGCCATCAGGCCTTGGCAgtaaattttctatttatggTTAAAACTGTTATTTAAGGAAGCACAAAACTTTCTCCTAACCTCTCCATAGACATAATTCAGGTGCTGCAAGGCTCTAGAAACACTGCATGGAAAATCAGGGTTTGGCATCTGAATTGGCTTCAAACCACAGATCTGTCAAATCTTGCCTTTCCAGAGTATTTAAGGTATGTTCTTGTCTTTCCTCTTCCCACCTGTGATGAATCTGCCTGGCATCCTTTCCTCTCCATGGACAGACCCTTTCTTCTTGATCTCAGTTTTTGCCTGCTGTGTTTGTCcaggaaaatgaggatttgCTGTTCATCAGAagaactgggtgatctttaaggtcccttccaacacaaaccattccgTGATTCACTGTGACCACTGCTGGACAGGACAGACAGTGGACATTGCTGGTCATGCAGGCACCAGTGCCAGCCTGGTGTCCACCTACACCAGCTGGCTTTGTGACTGAAACCCAAGAAGAGATGGATTGAGATGAATAAAAACGAAATGccaaaaagcaaataatatCAGAAGTTTTTAGAGAGGGGCCTGGAAGTTGTCACCTAGGGGTGACCCATGCTGGCCACTCCTGGGGTTTCCTTGTGGGAAGATGCTGTGGGAAAAGGAGTGGTTTAGAAGCAAACAGCACCCACCCTGCACACTGGAGAGGAGTCCCCAAGTGGTtcctggcacacagcagcactcaggGGGAGTGAGGGAAGTGTTCCCTTCTTTGCCgtggaggcagaggagctgcagggctctaACGAGGCTCCTCCGTGTGGAGGTTACAGAGCTCAGTCCCTCTGAGcccatccccatcctccccGTGCTGGGAGGAGCCTGTCACCAGCTTCTCTGGTcccccagctcagtgctgtCCATGATGCCAGCATTCCCACGgcagaggcagtgctggcacgcagcagcatccctgggatgAAGAGCCCCAAGCCTGAGTGATCCTGTCTGCCCTCgcctctctcctccccagcctctggagctgctggagccggaGCGCTCCCCCGGGCAGGCTGGGGGTGTTGGCACACCCTgggcctggctctgcaggggctgggTGTCCGTGCTGATTGAGCCCTGCGTGTTCCCACTCGGCAGAGCCAGGAAGCAGCTGGCTTTTGCCTGGGAGATGGAAGTTGTGACTTGCTGCAGactcatggaatcacagaatcattaaagttggaaaagccctctgagagCATCAAGTCCGAACATTCTCCCAGCNccagcccttccctggctgctggccctgtcccagggctgagATCAGAGCCTTGggaggagctgtgcctgcttGGGAACAGCTGTCAGTGAATATGGGGACATGGCCTGATGTGCAGTCCAGGCTGTGGGGGCAGAGGTGGAATGAACCCtactgggaagagctggagaggatgAGCCAGGCCAAGGTCAGTGGAACAAACTGGTTGATGCTTGACCCCCTTAAGGACAAGAGGAAGGTGCCAGGGGCACTGGAGGCAGAGCAGTGGGACACTGGCACTGGCTGAGGGCTCGTGGCAGACACTGCCATGCCAAGAGCAGAGATGGGGTTTGGAAGCCACGCAGTTGCCAGGCTGACTTGGGTGTTGGTCATGGACCTAGAAAGAGAAGGAGGCTGGAGGTTCTCTGGCTTGGTCACCTACAAGGTGATATTCACATCGAATGAATCCACATAGAATTGCTGATGAAAACCCAGGCTTTAAAGCCAAGGCatattttcccaaataaatcCCTCAGATGTCTCTGGCATTGGCCTTTTCCTCCTGGATGGTGTCAGCATGTTGGGTGCTCACAGATGTTTTCctagaatcccagaatccctgaggctggaaaaacctGCCCAACCCATCAAGTCCAAGGTGtgcccaatccccaccttgtccccagcccagagccctgagtgccacctccagtcCTTCCTTGgacccctccagggatggggacctCCCTGGACAGCTCCTGCCAAATTCTTACTGCCCTTTCCATGGAGGAATTCCtcatgtccaacctgaacctcccctgaggccgttccctctgctcctgtccctgttccctgggagcagagcccgaccctccccggctgtcccctcctggcagggagttgtgcagagccacaagggccccctgagcctccttttccccaggctgagccccttccccagctccctcagccgctcctggggctccagccccttccccagctccgttccctgccctggacacgctgcagcccctccaggtcTCTCTTGTCAGGagggtcccagagctggacacaggatttgaggttCAGCCTCAGCAGACAGATTAGGACCAAACTCACACACTGTGGTCTCAGTGCCCTAACAGCCCCAGGGACATTttcctgtgccacagctggctgtgtccctctgcactcctgctcctgccacccagctgcagcctggtgctctcagagccagcccagcacctccagcccccCTGTTTTCCTCACTGGGCGCTTTAGCTTAGAGCTTACATCAACCCCACTACACTCATTCCTTCAGCAAACTCTGCAGGGACTCCCTGGTTTCTCTGTGCCCTGCCTGGGCCTTCCTGACAGGCTCTGGGGGGCAGGGAAGTGCAAACTCCTTCCCACCTGTTCAGGATAAGGATGCCATCATCCCACTTACAGCATGACATGGGAATGAGGGAACAGCAGCCAAAGCTGCAGGAGGGATGTGGTCAGGGATCAGTTGGCCCTGTGGAGTCCTCCAGGGCTTGGTGTGTTGCCAGAGCTCCATGTTCCCAGCAGAGCACAATGTAAGGCTAGAGCCAAAGGACCATGGCAGGAGCTGACTCTCCCTGCAGTGACAGgctggggtgctgctgcctgcagcaaggCTTCATTGCGTGTTTCTGCTGTTTCACCATCAGTTGAAATCATCCCCCTCCTTGATGTCCCTTCCCAGGTCCCACGCAGGGGTCGGTGGtagcaggagcaggaaaattCTTTGGGCAAACCAGGCTGAGGTGGATCATGGTTTTCCAAGCAGATCAGCCAGCCAGCTTCCACGCTCTAGCTGTGCTTCCCtttgctgcagaggagcaggattcAGCATCTGGAGAGGGGTTTGGGTAGTGGCTGAAGCCAGCGGGGGCCAGGGAAGTCTCTGGCCTGCAGGTCACAGAGTCCTGCTGTTGGAACACAGCTGGACTCAAACTGTAGGGGACGGTGAACCCAGGCTGTACCAGGGGCTCCTGgctctcccttctctgctcGGACATGCCCCACATAATTTGGATTCTTGGGCACCTCTGGCTCAGGCAGTGATGCAGTCTGGTGGGTTTGGGTGCAGAGAATTAACTGAGGATAGATCTGAGGATTCACTACATCCTGGAATGAGGTGGGATTGACGCAGATTTGGTGATGTTTCATCCAGCTCCCAAAGTGACCCGGTTTTCTTCCTGGCTGAagcactgctgctggcctggagcagcgtgtggagctgcaggacgagtcagggctgctctggaCATGTGTCATCACCTGCATCTCCTCCTGCAAGATGTCTGTAATTACCCAGAtccaggagagagcagcagtgatCCACAGTCTTCCCTGCTTTAGAGGAGGTTTGGATGTGACCCACGACTCCACCCCTtatccttcctctctccctggaTGTCACAAGGACTTGCTGTCCCTTCAAGCAGGCTGTGCACACCAGGACACAGGGGACTCTGGTGACAGTCACTGGCCAGCTGATGCCATCTCCAGATCACAGCTGTCAGGAAGTCCAAGTCTGCACTTCTTGGAGAGCAGTGGCACATTTCAAACAAAGCAATCAAGAAACTCCTCAACTTTGGAAAGACATTCTTTTCATGATGGATTAAATTCCAAAATATCTGGAGGCCATGTGGCAACCCTTCAGGGGGGTCAAGGATCCCTTCTGGTGTCCTTGTCAAGAAAAGTAGCAGCTCTGCATGTCTCAGGGGCTGTTCTCTGCTGTGATGAGCTCCACGAGGACACATCCTACTGACAGCACATCCCTCTGCAGCCTcaaatcacagctctgctgtgctctcaAACATAGTGCAGCCAGGAAATCATGGATCTTCTGGGTTTAGATCCAGTGTGATCCCAGTTGCCAAATTAGAGCCTGATGCTTTCCCTGGAGGCTACAGGACAGCCTAACCCATACTTGCAGTTCCAGCTGCCCCTTCTTCCCACGGTGGGCTGGGTATGTCCCAGCTTGGGGTGGACCCAAACCCAGACTCACTGTCACACTCAGTCCTGTTCTTGATTTGAATCAGTCCCTTGCCTGAGCCACTCAGGGCAGGAGGGAACCCGCATGGAGGTCACTGCTCCAGGTAATGAGCCTGGAGGAAAATgacttgggggtgctggagATGGTACCAGATAtgcccaggcaggcaggaaggccAAGTGTCCCCTCATCCATCCTCACCAGTGCCACACCAGAAAGCCCAGCCCTGGTGGGCCCACTACATCTCCCACCACCAGCCCCTTATTTGCTCTGTGTAGGGAAGCAGTTGGGAATGGGTGAGCAGTGGGCACTACAGATTTGTTCATGGACTTGGGTCACTCCctgcacagaaataaaggagCTGCTCAGGCCAGGTAAGACTGGAACCCAGGACAAGGCTGCCCATGAGAACATGGCCACTCCAccactgtgctgtgccagctcctgagAGGTACAGAGCATCACTGTGAACATGGCCTAGAATTCAGCATTTTGCCATGTTTCCTGCTGTAAACCAGATCCTCCTTACCCGAGGGCATCCATGTCACTGCCTGAGCAGAGGGTGAGGGCACAGTTGCAGCATGTTCAAGTTCAAGGGGTGTGCACAGTTCAAGGGCCAGCATGTCCTTTGCAGTCAGCCTGTACAACATCAGCATCTTCGTCAGCTGAGGCTCTTTATCACTTTTATGGCCCCATAAAGCCAGTGAAAGCGGCTTAGGGAAACTCTATTTTGTTCTGATGTTTCAAAACAGCCCCCTCGGGGCTCCTGGACATCCACTGGGCTGACCCCCACCTAGCAGATGTGACCTCGGCGAGATAAAGCCTATTCTTCGGGTTACTTGTGGCCTCAGGAATACAGATCTGGGCAGCCCAAAGGGCACGAGACGCCTCTTGTCCCTCACCCTTACCTTCACCCTCACCCCTCACACCCACATCCCTCACAACCACTCCCACACCCTCACCCCTCACACCCTCACCCCTCACAACCACTCCCACACCCTCACCCCTCACACCCACACCCTCACCCCTCACACCCACACCCTCACCCCTCACACCCACACTCTCACCCCTCACACCCACACTCTCACCCCTCACACCCACACCCCTCACACCCTTATCCTCACCCCTCGCAGCCCCGCGGGCTCCATGACAGACCCGACGCCTGCCGGACGCCGCAGCGCGACTCCTCATTGGACAGCGGAGATGTCAATCAAGAGATGGGGGCGGGACAATCAGACCACCTGTAAACGGCCTCCGGTGGCCTGGCAACGGGAGACGCCAGACGGCGGGATCGGGACCGGGATCGGgaccgggatcgggatcgggatcgggatcgggacCGGGACCGGAATTGGAACTGAGTACGCTGCAAGGGGTGGAGCCCGTCTGGAGCCGGCATCCCCCAGTAACCGACTCCTGAGACACCCCGTCCCCGCCCGGGATGTCTCAGGGCCGCGGGTCCCACAGACCCCCCCGGATCCTCCCGCACCGGCCCCCGAGCCGCCCGCCCCTCACACGGGGATCTTCCCCACCGGGAATTACCCCCCGCCCCCGACCTCTGGCTGTTCCCCAGTCCCTGGGTCCTCCTGCTGTCCCAAACCCACACCGAGGGGACCCTTCACTCCCTGTCGGTCTCCCCGCTAatgctgtccccatcccctccctctctcctcctcttgcctctgtccctgccagTCCTGCCACATCCCCTCTCCCACTTCCTCTGACAGGGACAGGCCTGGAAGGGTAGAGGTTTCCCATTGTGGAAAaccctccccttccctccagGGTGGTCCCAGAGCTCTCCAAGCCCCTCTCCACACCCTCTTGGGGACTGCAGAGCTGCGGCTTGTGCTGCTCTACCTCACTGCTActcagaagctgctggaagctttctCCCCACCACCCTTCAAAGCCAGGAATCCATCCCCCACTTGCCATGGGTGTTTGACAGCTGCTCGGGGACAGAGACCAGCTCTGATCCACAACCCCATATCTGACCCCCTGCCCAGACTCAGAGAGAACTCCGGGGTAATCTCACTCTCACGTTTCCCCAAATTACATTGTTTCTCTAATGCTGTCACCGTGTTTTCCTTTTAGAGAGAAAATCCAAGAAGGGAGATTAGCAGAGGGACCTCAGTTTTCTTCCAGAGTCTCACCTTGTGTAAGTGCTGCTGTGTCCTTTCTAGACCTCAAACCACCCAGACCACCGGTGTTTAACTGAATCCATGGCAACAGGGGATCCAGCTGCATTCCAAGAATCCTTGCAAAGCACCTTGGTGGAGGGCATGGCAACTTCAGGGAAGGCAGGGATCCCATCAGGTGTGATGAAGGCATTAGATCCACGCCAGTTAAAGCCTGATAGCACGGAGACAGAAAGAATCCTAACTGTCTTGGATGAGACCATTGTCAAGCTGGAGATCACCAGGTTGATCTCACGGATTATTGGATCCCTGGAGAGGTATGCTAGGATGTTGGGACCTGAGATCACGAGCAGCCTTTTGGAGCATCAGAAGCTTTCAATGGCAGTACAGGACCTGCTTGCCAGCCCTCTGGATGAGGAGACCACGAGAGCTGTGGAGCAACGCCTGAAATGCTCCCTGAGAAACATCCTGAGGCTCTTTCTGGCCAACCCCTTGCTTTACCATGGTCTGAAATACGAAGTTCCAGTGAAAGAGTCACCAGCTGATGTGTTTATCAAAGCCTTTATGGAGTTCCGGGATTTCACGCTTGAGAGGCTCCTGACCAGTCctgatgaagaggaggaaaagattAAATTCATGAAACGCATTTCCCTCCGGGTTGAGAAAAACACGGAAACGATCTCAGCTCTACgggaagagctggcagcagtCATACAGACTCGAGATGAGGAGGTATGATCTTGTGTGAATGTGCTTTCCAACCAAGTGCTGGAAAAACCTTGGTATCTACAAACCCTATCCCTTTACTGCAGCTCCTAAAGAGCAAGTTCCAGAAATTCCTTCTAAACCAGATCtcaaacttaaaaataatatttttattgtaaaatacaatgaaaaatgcTTATAGcatgcttgattttttttgaacTGGAATTTGACATGTTTTGAACCTGTTGTCACCAGCCAATTTAAACAACTTAAGTCCCTGAGTTCCAGAGGAATGGCAGGACAGGCACAAACTGCTGTCGTGGTATCCTGGCAGGGTGACAGTGCCAGCTGCTTCATTCCCTGCTgctgaaagaatgaaaaatcattGCAGGGAGAGATTGCTCTgattaaaatccatttttaatatCTGCTCTGTCTTCACTCTTGCTTAAAACCAACATTTCTGTGACTCCTGACTCTTAACAGCTGCCTCGGAGTATTTGTGATTAATGACTGATTATACAAATTACATGAATCTTTAATTTTATCTGCAGCTGCGGTGCAGATAATTGACTGGGCACTTCCCAGCCACTTTCCCAGCCTGTGTGCCAAGCCCAGAGCTCCTGACAACAATCCTTTGTTTTCTACCTGTGattctctttctcctccctgcaaGAGGAGTTGGATAAGAAGATTTTGACCTGAGCTCACTTCTGGCAGAACCAAGGGCCtgctttccccttttcctctgctccttggAGTTCTGGGAATTGAGATCTTTATGTACAATTTGGCAGCTTGTCCAGGACATGGTGAATAAATCTGTTTCACTGATCCCAGCTGGGGATTTCCCTCTCTGAGCTGTGTCCCCCAGACAGTCACTCTGAGCCTGATCCAGCCCTTGAGGGAGCCACGGGGCTACTCCAGGGAATCTGTTTTGGCTGATCCTCAGGTGGCAGAGACAGTGGGGCTTGGGATGTTGTTCACTTTGTCCTCCTTTGTGCCTTTACTAACAGGTTTCCAGAGGAGCCAAGGGAAGATTTCCAAAGCTCCTGTGTAAATTTAACTCTTCCctcagctggcagtgccagctccttGGTGCTACCTGAGCCAGCCCCTGAGGGCCCCTTCTTGGATCTCCTCCACCTTtgcaatgtttttcttctcctgcccACCTTATGCCTCAGGGGCATTTCCCAAAGGTATTCCTCTTGTTTTCTGGTCTAGGTTAACAGGAAGGACAAAACGATTGAAAACCTCAAAACCAGCATGGAAGCTCTGGCCAAGGACTGCAAGGCTGAGATCCAGCAGATTatgaaggaaggggaaaagcagcaaaaagaggATGAGAAAGCCTCACAGGACAGGTGTGCCAGGCTGAAGCAGGACATTCAGCACCTGGAAGTACAGTTCAGTGCACTGGTGCTGGAGCATCGAGCCTCAGAGCTGGTTCTCATGAAGGTAAAGGGGAGGAGAGCTCTGGGACAGGAGGTTTAAGCCTGTTTGCAgagctgtcagctctgcctgctgcctgctgcaagGAGTTCCTTGGTCCCTGCTCATTCCTGGCAGGATGCACATGGTGTTTGTCAGAGCACACCCGCCCTGTCCTCATGCTCTGCTGATTCCAGTGGAAAGCAGCCCTGCAGcgacagcagggacacagcctgtCACAGGTCCTGCTCCTGCCGGCTGCCTCGGCTCTGAGAACACCTTCACACTGTGCTGTGACactgggcagagctcagggcaacaaggctggagcaggacaggtGTGGGATAGTGAGAAACCAGGGATCTGCTGTTGGGGTAGCAGAACAAACAATATTGGCTTGACAGAAGGCATCTTTTAGAGCTGATTTAGTGTCCAAGGTGGAATGGGGCTGATGCTGAGGGCTCAGCAGGTCCTGCTTTGCCCAGCTTGGCAGAGAAGACAAGCCAAGGAGTCAGGTTGGGCTGAATGAGGGGGAAATGGGATTTCATAGAATCAtcccagaatagtttgggtgggaagggaccttaaagcccatccagtcccaccccctgcc belongs to Parus major isolate Abel chromosome 15, Parus_major1.1, whole genome shotgun sequence and includes:
- the IQCD gene encoding dynein regulatory complex protein 10, with the protein product MATGDPAAFQESLQSTLVEGMATSGKAGIPSGVMKALDPRQLKPDSTETERILTVLDETIVKLEITRLISRIIGSLERYARMLGPEITSSLLEHQKLSMAVQDLLASPLDEETTRAVEQRLKCSLRNILRLFLANPLLYHGLKYEVPVKESPADVFIKAFMEFRDFTLERLLTSPDEEEEKIKFMKRISLRVEKNTETISALREELAAVIQTRDEEVNRKDKTIENLKTSMEALAKDCKAEIQQIMKEGEKQQKEDEKASQDRCARLKQDIQHLEVQFSALVLEHRASELVLMKEKCKAEREIHEWVQKYDTEMSEKQTTYEEIQAVYNEEKEQLSLLMEKHALLLQEYTAIEEERRMLKEKEEEAAREEARRNDAATCIQALWKGYLVRSIYKAILKKGKGKGKGKK